In Candidatus Eremiobacterota bacterium, the following proteins share a genomic window:
- a CDS encoding winged helix-turn-helix domain-containing protein has product MLRDRQLRDPRLVVELIGARVTRDRQPLKLTDKELEFLTLLGSAHGSISRDRIGETLWGHLDPEEWPNNIKVTLSRLRTKLGVRDAVLSSNGGYRLGPKIEVDLRRAEALVRDTASALLDEAGRDALRRIVMAYRSGSAARYERFPWAQSFLVRIQDVVCTAGLMLAKDALRRSSIHEALTEARAVTDVDSLNESACELTIRAYLTLDDVDAARREFRRYAAVLESELATAPAPHLAALAQEPLRNPKLVGSYGPLGGTTPEPIGPARLPPLP; this is encoded by the coding sequence GTGCTGCGTGATCGTCAGTTGCGTGATCCGCGGCTAGTCGTCGAGCTGATTGGGGCCCGTGTCACGCGAGATCGCCAGCCGCTCAAGCTCACCGACAAGGAACTCGAATTTCTGACGTTGCTTGGTTCAGCTCACGGATCGATATCGCGCGACCGCATCGGCGAGACTCTTTGGGGTCATCTTGACCCTGAGGAGTGGCCAAATAATATCAAGGTGACTCTTTCTCGGCTTCGCACAAAGCTGGGAGTACGTGACGCCGTCCTTTCTTCGAACGGAGGATATCGGCTCGGGCCGAAGATTGAAGTCGATCTTCGCCGAGCCGAAGCCCTCGTTAGAGATACTGCGAGCGCGCTTCTCGACGAGGCCGGTCGAGACGCGCTTAGACGCATTGTCATGGCGTATAGGAGTGGTTCCGCCGCGCGATACGAGCGCTTCCCGTGGGCACAGTCTTTTTTGGTTCGCATCCAGGATGTGGTCTGTACCGCCGGCCTGATGCTCGCGAAGGATGCTCTGCGCCGAAGCTCGATCCACGAGGCTCTCACGGAAGCAAGGGCGGTTACTGACGTGGACTCCTTAAATGAAAGCGCTTGTGAGCTCACGATTCGCGCTTACCTTACGCTCGATGATGTTGACGCCGCCCGCCGCGAGTTCAGGCGCTACGCTGCCGTCCTCGAGTCTGAGCTGGCAACCGCGCCCGCTCCACATTTGGCCGCGCTCGCGCAAGAGCCCCTGCGGAACCCGAAACTAGTCGGGTCTTACGGACCGCTCGGCGGAACGACACCGGAGCCGATCGGTCCTGCGAGGCTTCCCCCATTGCCGTAG
- a CDS encoding radical SAM protein, whose protein sequence is MMIASPRILSILTTRRCTAACDHCCIGASPKATTSIPVPRIHALIEEAKRLPTIERVVFTGGECFLLGNDLDALIAHAHQVEFDTRAISNGYWAVNAYAAAKRATRLATSGLDELMLSTGTFHQQFIPVERVIHAARAASAAGISTRISVERCDQSDFDDSIIRTELAQQITEGVVAIAHDPWISDAGGRGNARLSHNRILMHDAGYQHGGCPQILTIISVTPDQRLTACCGFPLEELPLLEIGSVANRPLDEVMTSAPTDLLHAWLHVAGPAGISEFVAKHLPGYRLPPSASICQACIALQRDKVAMAVIATHGNDVAASIATRFLQLHR, encoded by the coding sequence ATGATGATCGCGTCTCCCCGCATCCTGTCGATCTTGACAACGCGCCGCTGCACTGCAGCGTGCGACCACTGCTGCATTGGCGCAAGCCCCAAAGCGACCACATCCATTCCCGTACCGAGAATTCATGCTCTCATCGAAGAGGCGAAGCGACTACCAACGATCGAGCGCGTTGTGTTCACCGGCGGCGAGTGCTTTCTACTCGGCAACGATCTTGACGCCCTGATCGCACATGCACATCAAGTCGAGTTCGATACGCGTGCAATCAGTAACGGATATTGGGCGGTCAACGCGTACGCTGCCGCAAAGCGCGCCACCCGCCTCGCCACATCGGGGCTCGATGAGCTAATGCTCTCAACCGGGACGTTTCATCAGCAGTTCATTCCGGTTGAGCGAGTCATACACGCCGCCCGAGCAGCGTCGGCCGCCGGGATTTCAACCCGTATTTCGGTCGAACGATGCGACCAGTCCGACTTCGATGATTCGATCATCCGCACAGAACTCGCGCAACAGATCACTGAAGGGGTCGTGGCCATCGCACATGATCCATGGATCTCCGATGCCGGCGGCCGCGGAAATGCGCGGCTCAGCCATAATCGAATCCTAATGCACGACGCGGGCTATCAACATGGCGGGTGTCCACAAATCTTGACGATTATCTCGGTCACACCCGACCAACGACTGACGGCGTGTTGCGGCTTCCCGTTGGAGGAGTTGCCGCTACTGGAGATCGGTTCGGTGGCGAACCGTCCGCTGGACGAAGTCATGACGTCCGCGCCCACGGACCTTCTTCACGCCTGGCTCCACGTCGCCGGTCCTGCCGGCATCTCAGAGTTCGTCGCCAAGCATCTCCCCGGATACCGCCTGCCGCCGTCTGCCTCCATTTGTCAGGCCTGCATAGCGCTGCAGCGCGATAAGGTCGCGATGGCCGTAATCGCTACCCACGGAAACGATGTCGCGGCATCAATCGCAACGAGATTTCTCCAACTTCACCGGTAG